A stretch of DNA from Gimesia chilikensis:
CACAAGATTGTTTAGCGGAATATCCGGGTCTAAGTGCCATATTCAGCAGAGTTTGTGTAATCTCACGCTGTCACTTTGGATAAAATCCCATCGATTCTCTTCCCTGCCCCGGAAAACCACCCGTGACGATCAATAGTTTTGCTGCTGAAGCTTGCGATTTGTATAGAAATTGAAACAGTCAGACGTTGCCTGTTTCGTTTGTGAAACGTATTTCCACAACCTGACCTTCGGTTGAGTCTGAACCCGGCATTGATTTCGTTCGTGGTTCTCTGTCTCCCGCACTGTGCAGACAGTATTAACTGTCATAACCCTGTCGATCTGGCTTCGTGACGGTGAAACCCGCGCAATCAGATTCATCCTCGCGCAACCGTTGTCAGTCCAGGCGCGCTGTTTGCCCTCTTAACAGGTTTTCTCCGCAGCTTTATCTCTGCAGAACTCCGACTCTCTCATCTGGAGAAAACCATGATTCCTGGATTCAAGTCACTACTTTGTCTGTGCTTAGTCAGCGTCTGCTGCGCCACCCCACTCACTGCCGGGGTTGAAGTCGAACTGATAAACGGAGAAGTACGGACCGGCAGCTGGATCCAATGGGGCCCTCATGAGACCATGCTGCTCGACTCCGGAACGGAGCACCGTTCAAAGATCGAACGCATCTCGCTGGATTCGATCAGACGACTCTCCATCGATGAAAGCGTCTACGACCAGGAAACCATCCAGCTGGCAGCAGCCCGGCGGTCCCCTGCGGAGCCGACCGAGTTCGTCAAAAAACGACGACTGATGCCTGCTCCGATCTACGTTCCCTCCCTCCCTCAGCCAGTTCTGACAGCACCGCCGGTGAGCGTCGACTGTAATCACTGCAGCCGGGGTGTGATTCTGGGAGTCCACGAAGATCCGTTGAAAGCCTACCAGCACCTGGTAGAACAATACTTCCCCAATGGCGTCCCCACTCTCGAACGGGGACACGTACTGGGGCTGATGCGGGCCGCTACCGCACAGCAGGCTCTGGGATATGCTCCCCTGCCCGCAGGACCTCCCCCGGTCCAGGGACTTCCCGCTCCTCCCCCTGCTCCCTTTCCCGGACCAGGGCCTGTGTCAGGTCAACTGACGCGGATCTCGGTGGAAGCGACGCCCGTCAATTCACGTGGTCAGGCCGACTGGAACGCTCTGGCTGTGCGTGTACAAGGCTTCGATCAGGCAGGCAGACCCGCGCCGCTGACAGGTCAGGTTCAGATTCATTTGTACGGAGAACGTCAACTGTTACTCCACGCCTGGGATCAGCAGTTCGCAGCGAAACCGATTCAAACCATCTCACTGGCCGAATGGACCCGCAACTGTTCGACTTCACCAAAGACACAAACTCCCAGTGCCGGCAATCAGTTTGGAGCCGGACTTCCTGCTGACCAGACCTGGATCGTCAGAATGCCACCCCGGATTCCCGAACATAATCCGAACGTCTATGCTCTCGGTGCCGTGCAGGCCACACTCGTTTCACCCGGGAAAGGGACTTTCACTGCTTCGCTGCCATCGGTCCCCTTAAAGCATGTCTCAACGGTCCGGGATGTTTCGCTGTCGAATACAGGCACGCGTTTCTTCCCTTCCGAGACCACGTCTGAGGGAATCTATCGCCCGACCCGCATCAATTACAATGCTCCCTCAAGGCCAAACAGTCGCACACTCTCCGTCCAGCCTTAATGTCAGACATTTGGCTGAGCCCCCCGCTTTGATGAATTCATCCAGGGGGGTGCTATGTGGTTCATAACCACGTTCCCGGAGGGTCTGCTCGAGCTGCGGGCAGCCCGTATTCAAGGCGACCGATTTTCCGATCACGACTGCGTTACAGGCGAACCGCTGCGCTTCTTCATCGACTACGGGAATCAGATGAGGAATATGCTCCTGTAAGGCCTGCTGTCCATAACTGTCGAATGCAGGCGGATAATAAATCGCCTCTGTTTCGCTCAAGGGACAGAAACAGGTATCGAGATGGTAGTAAAACTCATCGACCAGTTGCAGGGGAATCACCCGGCACTTCATCTCGGCAGCCACCCACTGCAGGGCTTTCACATCGCTGCGAATCAGGTAACCCGCAAACAGGGTATCGCCACAGAACAGTGCGTCCCCTGCTCCTTCGAAGAAAAACTCTTCAGGCATCTCGATCGTTTCAAAGCCTGCCTGCTCGAACCACTGTTGATCAACGGGAGTTTCACCCTGACGGGCCTGATGCCGAAACAGTGAGAGGAATACGCGATTGTGCCAGATCAGTCCTGCATTCGCGGTAAACACGAGATCGGGCAGCCCCTTCACGGGCGTCATTAATTCAATGCTGGCGTTCAGTTTCTGAAGCAGTGCGTACAGAGACTCCCACTGCTGGCGGGCCACTTCCAGATTGCTCTGTTGACTGCGGCTCATCCAGGGATTGATCTCGTATTCGATCCCGTAATAATCGGGGGGACACATCAGGATCGTCGGGC
This window harbors:
- a CDS encoding dimethylarginine dimethylaminohydrolase family protein, with the protein product MKYDSPTILMCPPDYYGIEYEINPWMSRSQQSNLEVARQQWESLYALLQKLNASIELMTPVKGLPDLVFTANAGLIWHNRVFLSLFRHQARQGETPVDQQWFEQAGFETIEMPEEFFFEGAGDALFCGDTLFAGYLIRSDVKALQWVAAEMKCRVIPLQLVDEFYYHLDTCFCPLSETEAIYYPPAFDSYGQQALQEHIPHLIPVVDEEAQRFACNAVVIGKSVALNTGCPQLEQTLRERGYEPHSTPLDEFIKAGGSAKCLTLRLDGECATVWP